CATGGACTGTAGAATACAGTCAGATTATTTCTAGACATCCTTGAATTACACCAAAGAACCTGAAATTTAATATTggttaagttatttatttatttcatgcgcccattttatttccctttttaaggTCTGGATGAGACTTCTTTGGGAAGCCTCTAAAAACTCTTCACTGTGGGCTGTGTGGGGCATTAGAAGCCAGAGCACTCCTCCTCCAGGCTCCTTCCCAGTGTCTATAGAGGCGCTGCAGGTACCAGATCCAGCCAGGGGCTTCCCTAAGGCAGTGCATAGCCAGGCCAGGGGGCCGCTAGGCAGGCcctaattaagttaaaaaaaaaaaaaaaaactatgtatttattttagaatcaTGTCTTTCTGTATATTAACTTGGAGAATATCAGTTAATATTTAGTATATAAGATTTGAGGTCCAGCCATCTTccaaaaaaagaaccaaaaaaagaaaaaggaaaaaaaaaatcctgacttaAGAAAGTACAAGTGAACtatagttcttttctttcatgagTTTTAGGAACTGTGGTGATACGGCTTAGAAAGTATAATGGCCTAGATGTTTTCAAAATGTAAGTTCATGTGGGAAAGAATTTTGtttatgtgggggaaaaaaacctataGGTTTAAAATAGTATGTCAGTCGACTGATTTAAAAGGCTCTGAACTGCTTTGTTTTTGAACCCACCCTTCTCTTCCTATGAGGAAGAATTGAGAGGGAACGCTTCTTTGTGTAAAATCTCCAAATTGGTGTTGTTGACTTTTGAACTTGAACATTTTCAGACCTGATTAAAACTTGGtttattctaatttctgtatcAAAAGAGGTTTAAGTGATAACTAGTCTTATATTATGTATGTATCATGTTTGTTCATCTAAAGCTTTTTAATCCAAAtaaaaatggagtttgcaaagtGATTTGGATTAACCAGGTTTGGTTGTTCTGTTAAACCTTGTGTCAGATATTAGTTTCAAGCAGGTTTAATTCCTGCAAACCTTAATTATAGGCTGATAGAGATATAGCTGCCAATTTAAGGGAAGAGAGCTGCTCGGGCAGAGGCAAAAGTCagcatccagatgttggttcagGCTCAGGCTGCATTAACACAGAAGCTGAATGTAGTCACACTGCAGGCTGAAGTTAAAATTGCAGAAAGTTGCTAATGAtagtggaaggaaaggaaagcatgTCCTATATCATAAAGCAGTGTAACCCATTTCAGATAGTCAGCTGTCTGTAGCCAAAAGAGACAGGTGGCCCAGATTATGTTTTATCATGCTTATAAGCTCCTAAAACATGACCACACTTTTAACAGAAAGTGTTGGTAAAATCAACCAACTGTTTTCCTCTAACATCACTTTGCAAATCCCTGTGGTTCTGTTCTCCTCTAAGAGTTCAGGGCTGTACTGCCATCTGTGCTCATGAGCATATTTTGAATGATCATGATGTATAGTTAAACATTCCAGCTGAACACTCTGAGCAGTACTAAGTATGACTCTGTTCCTTTTTAGTTTGAAAGTGTGCTAGCTCAGCCGAATGAAAGTTCACCTGGAAAAATAATAGACTGTTTCTATCCCCCAAATACATGTGGAATTCACATCTTGTGGATTGCACATAAATGTGGCAAGAAACTCCAAATTTAATACACGTGTGTGGAAACTAAGAACTGATACTGCTTTACTAGGGGAGAAATTGTTTCGGGAAATACAGTGGTCTAAGTTTgtaggggttttgtttttgttttctaaagagAAGTAACTCGGAGTGGGGCGGGTTGTGGGGAgcctatagctcagtggtagagtgctgcttagcgtgcatgaggtcctagattcaagccccagtacctccatttaaaaaagtaaactaataaagaaaaataaacctaattaccttccccatccaaaaaaaaaagtaactctgTGAAAAAATCCAAACTTCAAAAAGAGAGATTTTAAGTTataacttcagatttttttttttcggtttccAAAACAGaactgctagatgaacaaagatAGCCAGCGTATTTACTCTGTGAGTACTTTCCCTATCAGTTTAGATGATAAGGTGAGGCTCCAAAACCCACGTTCTTTCCTCAACACCCCACTGGAGGAATATTTCTAGCAATAAATGCTAATTAGATTTTTGTCCTAGAGTAAGTATTGTGGTTTTTGAAATGTGGGTTATTAAATTGTTTGCCTTGTAGCTTACACTAGGGGGCACTGCAGTTCTGTAAGCAGCACAtaagagcactttttttttttttaaacagggatATTTCAAATAGACAGAAGAATCTAAGTAAgtctgaagagagagacaaagagatgaATTAGAGTTAAGCTTAACAAATCCATTCTAAGAAGCTTGTTTTTGCTTAGGGTCCAATTCCCACAGAAGTTTACCCtttacaattttgttttcagAATCTGGCCACTGGAATAAAACAACCTGCTGAGTTCTTTGGATTCTCTCCATCTGGGGAGCAGATTCAAATTACCTCGGCCCAGAGTACCTTCCAGGCAATGCGAGCAAAGTCCCAGGAAACACGGCACCATGGACCCGTTCCTGTTCCGCAAGGGTGAAGTTGCATTGGTTTCTGGGACATCTGTCAATCTGCATATAACAGGCAATTCAAACAGCTGTATCTTAAATAAGACAGGatcttctcctcctctccctcaacAGGAAGTCTGGACACAGATCAGAGCTGGAACTGGCAGCTCCGCATTACCTTTTAGAGTCTCGTCACCTGTGATGATGGGCAAGCAGCCAGAGCTCCACCATTATAATAAAGTTACaggattattttattaaaataaaaagggaatgGCAAGAGAGACTCACATGTATTTGCTGAGtaaaagttatactccatttataggtATTATAAAATACTAGCTATAttctccatgttgtacaatacatccttgtagcttattttatacctgatagtttgtacctcttaatcctccacctccatcttgaccctcccccttctctccccccacAGGTAAGAGAATTGCTCTTTAAACTTTAATAAAGTTCCCTTAAATAACCCTACTGTCTGGTAAGTAGGGTAGTCATATTCCTTAGTAAAAGGGTTAAAAAATTGAGGCAAAGTTAAAAGGCTTGCACCTTGGTTAACAAAAATTAGTTCTTACTGTAAGGCATCCAAATTAATGTGCTCTGAAAGTGTCAATTTAACACAATACTTGCCTTGCTAGTCTGCTGTGAAGTCAGACATCGTCTTGTCATCTTCAAAGGTTTGTTGTCTTCAATAAATTGGCATtctaatacatgtatttttaaaagatgaagaaaactctAGGAAAGTTTAACATGAATTTCAGACTAGAGATTCTCTCTGGGGTGGAGGCAGAGGTGTGggccagggaagaaaaccacagcAAACACAGAAGTCAGTTGGTTTTATTAGTATTTACAACTATTCTTTATAAAAggtgtgcatgttacatattctCTGTATGTATAGAATATTACTTAAGCTTCTAAACCTGGGGTTAGGGGAACAAATGGAATTAAGTCAACAATTTAAATTTCTTATGCAGCAGTCTAGTCACTAAAATGCCTGAGGTTAGGGTTACCAGGAACTCTCGAGGTGACAAAAGTGCATGTGAGAACCACTTTCCTCTCCCGGGTGCTGTTGGTCATCACTGGTCTTCACGCTCAAGCCATCTGAGCAGTGACTCAGTAGTGCTTTAATGAGATCTGAGTAATCAGTGGCTCCTTATACTGAGTTGGTTCTAACATAAATGGACTGacttaaattggaaaaaaaacaatCCCTTAGAACAGTTTGGGGCAGAGATCATTAACTTGAGGATAACCTGTGGCCTTAAGCATATGCTTCCTTATTCATGAGGAAGAGGTAGAAACTATTTTGAAACTTAGTCTTTAATATGTAGATACTTTCTTGTTTGAAAAGATGTTGGATGTGGTTATCCAAGAATGGAAAGACGCCTTTGCTTTTTCTACCAGTTGACCCAAACTTACTCTGGGTCAGGTTGTAGAATCTCTCCCAACAGACTGGGCCTCTAATTAGGTGAAGTCTGTGGTTGCTTTACACTCTGAAGATTCACTTTCTTTGGGAAGGAGCAGTGTCTTTATCTTGAGGAGCTGGATGAAAGCAACATCTTCATCACAGAGGGGAGTGGAAACTGTTGCTCCCCCAGTCCTCATGGAATTCCAGCTCTTGTATGTTAGTAGAATTAGGCAAGGGAAGGGCTGTTTCTATTCCTAAGAGCACTTACCGTGAGTCGTGTGGTCAGGAATTCCCATCATTCTAACAAAACGTTTGCAAATTGGTAACTGGCAGAAATGTAGTCTGCATAATTATTCTGGTTTAAATGATCCTGCAATAGAGACCTTAATTTTATTCATATTAAATCTAAATTCTGCAGAAAATTAAACAAGGTTATCCTTTGTTGTCTACAACAGAGGACTCCACAAACAATTCAGACCGCACTGAAAAGCATCCTGATTGATCCTTGAATTGCTTAAGAAATACTTCATGAACTAGATTCAATGGGTAGGTGTGTTTTTGGAGGAAATAATTTTTCCACAAGTGCTGTCCATCAGTGACTTGGGAAGTATTCAAGGAGAggcagaaaaacaataaaaattctttGTAAAGGCACAAGAGATCTGAAAAGTACGTTTTTAAAGGAGTTGAAACCAGTAGTAAAGTTtcatattcactttattgactgCTGAAGTTCAGTCTCTGATGCATCTTCCAGCCTTCTCTGATACTGCCTTTCTGCGGCTTTTCTACGGTAGACATCGTCTGTATCAAACAAAGATtttacttagatttttaaaaaactaaggatttaaaaatactcaTATATTTAAGTAATTTAGCCAATAGCCTGGTCTGTCACCTGAATCTCAAAGGTAATGTTAAATTCAACGCCAAAATAAACTTAAAACGATTTAAATGAGGACTATGTTAATGGAGTTCCCGATACCAATAGCAGGGTCAGAGTCAGTGTCTTCAAAGATAGGACCATGTCCTAGCACACCTCTCAGCAATTTCTATTCTCTCTGaaatcattctttttcactgGCCCCTCAAGGGCACTTGCCCTGCAGCtctctgctgctccctctgccacaCCCAGGAACTCAGGGTGGGGACTTGAGGGCAGCTTCCTTGTTCTCAGCTGCTGCTTTCCAGATACTGACTCTTTACCCTTTTTCTCTAGGGCTTCTGCCATTTGCCACCATCTCCTCACTGGCACCTGCTGTCTATCACTTCTCTTCAGTTTCCGAAAACGCTGGCATCTAGCTCTGGCTCCTTGACCTGTGCCATCTTCCCAGGcaaccccaccccccacaggGATGAAGCGCCAGCCCTTCACCTTCCTGACTTCTCCAGTCAACTTCTGCCATGTGCTTGCAGTGTTCCTCTGAAGTAATAAATTCATTCTCCTCTGACCTCAACCTCTACTACCTTTCTAGCCTCCTGATCTTGGACCTCTGCCAACTTCCCCAGGCCCTTGGCCCCTGAATATCTCCTCAGACCCTCTTGTTCTCTCTTCCTGCCCAAGTCAGCTGAAATTCTCTAACTCATCAATATCAACTTTTTGACACACTCTCAAAACCACAACTGCAGGTTAcaacttccttccttctccatgcCTCGCTCTGCTGCTTTGCAGCATAGGACCAACTGTTGCATCTAATTGGTCCACTGTGATGCCTGACAATCCTGTTTCCTCAGCTGTCACCCTGACCTTACTTTACCAACCCCCAAATAGCCATGGACTCTTTCTTCACAGAGAAAAGTCATCAGTAAAGAACTCTTCCAGCTCATTTCCAAGAGCTACTCCTTGCCCTGCTCTGATCCCATCCTGTTCCACCTTCTCTAGGGCCAAGGTATCTCCAAGCCCCTCTCCACCTCCTCTTCCCtggttagtatctgcatatcTTCGAGTCTCTCCTGGTAGGGGAGAGGGGGCTTCCCTCCCTTTCACTTAGTCAAACTTCCTGAACCTCTTGTTTTCTTTGATAACATACCCTTCTGgttttccccctgcctctttggcCACTCTCAGTCACCCTTAAAATGTTAGAGTTTCACTGACTTTCATCACAATCTGCTTGTGAATGACCTACAAGCCTAGATCTAAGACCCAGATCTGCCTTCTGAGCTTCAGATCTTTATAACCATCTCCACCTCAGCATGTCCAAAATGGAGCCCAGGATTGTCCTGCCTGTGTTCCCCCTGTCCCAGGTGCCCTACCAGAGCCTCTGCTCCTCATGAGTCCATTCAGTCACCAAGCCCTGCCAGTCCCACCTCTGGAGTGTCTCTCAGCTCCATCTACTTCTTGGCATCCCTTCTGTCCCCACCCTAGACCAGGCCACCATCTTAAACCTGGATAACCACACAGCCTAAGGAATCCTGCCAAGCTCCTCTCCACATGTGTTAATACGCTGCTGCTTAAAACCCATCAGTTCTTTGGGATACATTCTTGGTTCTCCAGTCCCTTTGTGGCCCTGCCCAGGCACCTTTCTAACCACTTCATCCCTCAGTCTGCTCACCTGCTTCAGTCCCTCAAACACAGCACACTTTCACACCTAGGCCCTCATGACTGTGCTTACCACTGGCATGAGACACTTTCAACTCCATAAACATTTCCCTCATCTGGCTGACACCTACTCAATCTTCAGGTCCTACATGACGTGGTaacttctccaggaagcctccctgcACCACCTAGTCGAATTAAGGTGCCCCACAAAAGACTCCCATGccccccccacctttcccctcacAGCACTGATCACACTTGATAGTAACTGTATGATCTAGCTCTCCCATTAGAGCTCTTCTGGGGTGGGGAACCCTCTGCCTTGTTCATTATATCCTCTCACcagtgctcattaaatattagtgaatggatgaacagaaggACTAAATATCTTTAGAAAgcgcttttttttaaaaatgagggtaGACAATTTACAAGTAATACTGCATTTACGGagagggagaaaacagaaagggCCTAGGAGTTAGGGAAATTTCCTAGCCTGTCCTCAGCTAGTGCTCAGCAAAGCAATGCCAGGCATTCTTTTCACAGTGCTGGGCCCTGGTGCCAATGACTCTAGCCTATAAAGCTAAGCAAGGCAAACTAGCTCCCTCTGGGATTGGACTGAAGAGTCCAGAGAGGACTAGGCAATTAGCACGAGGTTCCACGGACCCTCAGGATCCCACTCGCTACTAGGTGCTGTGAGTAAGTCTATTCCTTACGCCCAATCTCACTGGCATGGGCAAAGGAAAAGCCTGAAAGGAGGGCGTCCTGAATGGAGAGAAGTGCCCTCCCCTCAAAGTGCAAGGAAGGTCTCAAGGTTGGATGCCAGTGTGCCTTTGTCGCCCCGTTTCCTGGAGAGCCAGAGAGGGTCTCTACAGCCCAGCGAAGGGAACTGCACTCGCCCTTCCAACCAGGATAAAATCAGCTCAGCGCTGAGTGGAATGTGCGGTCTGCAATCTAAGGATATCTCCCAGTTAAACGGCTCTCTTGCCGCCTCCTGCCTGTCTGAAATGAAAGAGACtgctacacccccccccccgcccccacttaCAGAAGGTCTCCTGGCCCACGCGCACTTTAATCATGATCCACTCCATCGTTCCTCCCAGGACAAAAAAGAAGGGCAGGAACCTGTAGACGCCGAGTCTCTGCTTCCCAGGCACCCGCTGCAGAACCCGCCTCACTTGGGCCCTGGAAAACATGCCCGACCAAGGTCGTGGAGAGGGGAACGGCGGCGGAGTGTGGAGAGACGGGAGCTGTCTCAGCCCCTGGACTGGAGCGCTCAAATGAAGCCGAAGTTGCCCTACCGGTCCTTGTGGAACTCAGATGCCAAGCTGCTGTCGGAGCCTCGCACTGCTCCGCCTCGGAGCCAGCGACGCACCCAGAGCTGAGCCCAGGACCCAGAGCTGGGGCGGCTCCGCCaatggggggcgggggtggggaatGCAAGCGAGTCGGCCAATCAGAGGTATCAGAATTTGGCGGAGTGCGCGTGCTCGATGAGGCCGAGCCCAACCCGAGAAGCAGGCGCAGGGGCCTCGGCTCTGGAGGCGGGGCCTCCCACGTGGcgccggcccggccccgccccctggggCAGTCTCTGTGCACGCTGGTACTCACAGTTGGCAGCCGCGCCCCCCTACTCTACCACCGCcatcttttttcttaaaagtccTGATAGAAGTGATGACTATGATGGACTAAACGTGTACTGTACCACACTCTAAAATACAATTACACAACGCCTTGAATTTATTTCGGGATCGTGACTGGTGCCTACACTTCTAAAAATAACAGAACTTGATTGCATTGTTGAAAGCTGAACTTTATCACAACAAAAGCCTAAGCATCTTGTGACAACCAaccataaaattaataaaagctaTACTGTATGGGACACTTACTGCTATACCCGAACTTGCAGGAGCTTTTTAAACATAACATCATCTCTTTATCACAATAATCATAGACGACCAGAATGGTCAGAGTTTGGGCTTTGTCAAACCACATCCCTGCTCCACACATAGTCTCTTAGCTGGCCTGTGCCTCAATTCCGTAATCCACAAAATAGGGATCTTTCTCTGATGCTGTGAGGATTTAGAGAGTAATACAAATAAAACATTGAACATAATGCCTGGAGCATAGTAATCGACCCATTAAcattagcaataataataataatatgatgatgatgatttattGAGCTCTAGCTCTTTACATGTACTCCTGAACTTGCTGAACTTCGCCTCTATTTTCATTATCTCCTTTTTTCGACAGGGAACTGAGAAGTTAAAGAGCTTAAGCCAGGTAAAAGCAGAGCCCTGACTCCAGAGCCTTCACTCTCGCTGAGCCCCTGTGTTCGAAGATGTCTATAAGGGGCTATCACCTCATTACctaaaggtaaaaaaaaactgGGGGTATCTTTGAGGAAGAGAAATATTAGACAATCTAAGAAAGTCAAATAACAACTTAGAACCAATAAGAGAGCTCGGTGATGTggacacaaaatatacaaaacagtCTGGAGAACAGATGGAGCAAGCAGGGCCCCTAGAAAGGGTTGTAGGGTCTGCTGCTGCCTGGATAACCTGCTTTCTCCCAGGGCCAACCCCACCCAaccacacacatgtgtgcacacacacctgcTTGGTATTCACTCCGGTTTCTCTTAGTGCCTCTGCGGGCTAGACACCGCAGAGCACCCATCTCCGTCCAAATGAGGCTTACACGTGGCCAGGTCCCCAGTGCCCACCTAGCTCATTGGGGCCCTGGTGGGGGAGAGGCCGCAGCCACCTACCCACGGGCCCACCCCCAGCCTGCGTCAGCACTTGGCCCAGGGGCTGGCACACTGTATATAGGTCCTCAGCCAAGGTGCAGCGAATACTGGAATGTACTCACACCCTTAGACCCAGCAAGGCCACCGTGGGGAGCATCCCAAGGAAAGAGTGCCCAGCTGGCCAGTTCTCTCCACTGACAAGACCCACTGGTGCAGGGAATGGCCTGGTACGCATGCGGAGGACTCAGAAAACGGATCTGAGTGGTAGAGTTAGCGGTTCCCAGCAGGTAAGAGTAATTTCGTTCGAAAGTCTGGTAATATTGCTAGAACGGCAAGAAGGGGTTCTGCGCAGGGAAGCGAGGAGTCGGGCGGGCCGGTGCGGCCATTTGCTGAGGTAGGAACCAGGCAGGCGCAGTGAGCCCTGGCCCACCTCCCCGCTCCAAGTTAAACGGGATCATCTGTGTCAGGCacgaggagggagagagaagatacTTCAGCGGAAGCCGGCTGAGCTGCAGGCTCCGGAGATCTCACTCAGCGTGGAGCTGGCACCAGGAAGCGCGCGGGAAGGGCTCTTTATTCACTAGATAAGTGAGTGAAACGGCACGGCGTCAGGTCCGCGCGCAGAGCCAGTCACGGACAGTAGACGAACACGACCCTCGCTGCAGAACTAGGGGGAGGGGCGGAGGATCTGAGGTCCGGAGGACGGTAGGTGGAGGAAGGGGCGGGAGGACTCGAGAGCTGAGGGGGAGACAGAGGACCCGGGAAGGGGTGGCGCGGGGTGCACCCACCGCGCTCCCGCCTTCTCTCTTAGCCCTGGAACGTCGCGGGGACGGGCGTTCTTAGGCCCTCGGGCCTCCCAGAACGGGGAAAGAAGAACCGGGCTCCGCCGCAGTAGATACCGAAGGGGAACGCAGAGTCCTCAGCCGCGCGgctggcggggggagggggccgcggagccctccccgccccgccctgcccgGGACCTCCCGCCCCCGCGGGCCAAGGGGTGCGCCCATTGGCCGGCCAGACTCCTCGCGCCGCGCCCATTGGCCGGCCGCCGTGAGGAGCACGCGGCCACCGTGGCGGGCGCTCAGTCGGAGGGCGGCGGACGGGCCGGAGGGCCGAGGGCTGTGCGGGCAGCGCGCAGCGGGCATGGCGGGTGCGGGGCTGCGGGCGGCCGCTCGGCGCTGGATGCCGCGCCGAGACCACGGCGGGCCGCGAGGCGCCTCATCCTCGCCCTCCTGCCCTGGCTGCGGCCCCCCAGGTCCCGGCTCCCACTGCCCGGGCGCCCCGCGCTCCGCGCCCGCCCCGGCGCCCGCCGGTGGCGCCGAGCCCAGCGCGCACCTGTGGGCTCGATACCAGGACATGCGGAAACTCGTGCACGGTGAGTGAGCCGGGAGCGGTACAAGAGCCGGGGGTGTAGCCCTCGCGGCGGCACACGAGTGCCTGGGTTTCGGACAGACGGACCGAGCGCCAGGGTAACGCTCCCGAGCCGTCCTGGTCATCGTTCCTCTGGGGAAGCGCCATGGTGGGGCTTGCCGGAGCCTCGGAGCCCCACGGCCGGGCGGCTCTTAGGGAGAGGCTCTGGCAGGTGGTCCTGGGAGCCTCGGGACACCGGGAGGCTGGCGAGCGCGAGATTTGTTCCTTCGCTCAGTCTGCAGGAGCTCAGGGTTCCAGAAGCGGCCGCCGGAAGGCGGGGCCCCAGAGACTTTCCTCAGGGTCCCGCCTGCTGGGATACCGCGGCGGAAACGCCCCCAACCTCTTGTTCTCTTCAGGGCCCTTAGCTGGGGCGGGATTACTGGGGACAAAGCCAGCCGGCCGGCGGCGCAGACCGGAGCGGGCTCCTAGGGACTCCCGACCCAAGGATGCCGACTGGACTATTCGGACACCTCTAGATTCCGCCCTGGAGTCTGGCACTATGAGCCCAGGAGGGGACGGTATTGGTTGGAGTCGCCTGGGTCCCCTGGAATCCAGCAGGGTTGTTCCTCTATCCTCCCTCAGCAAAACGAGCTGATGAGGCCCAGGGCACCCTGGTGAGGCCAGAGGTCTGGGAGGGGTGGATATTTGTTCAGGTCTCTGGCCCTGCCGTTTTAGCAGAATATGTGGTTGGGTCTTGGCCCCATCACTGACCAGCTGGGTGGCTCATCAAGCCTGGCCCTTGGACCCTTGGTGTTTTGCATCGTAAAGTACAATTCTTGAGCCTCTGTCACAGGGTTGTGGTGGTGACTCGGAAAGAGGCCAAGAAGGGACAAAGGAGCTTCCAGAGGAGCCCCCCAGGGGTGACATGGCTTTCATTGTTTGATAAGACAAAGTGATCCTGTCTGGAAGATTCCTATTGACTGAACGAGGGCTTCTACTCCAGCTGTGTGGAGACCTGAGAGTGGTGGGTGGACAGGATTCACCTTTTGAGAAGCTGAAGGCAGAATAAGACCCCTGAGGAATGGTACTTTTGAAGCCATTGAGTCTCTTGTCAGGAccatccccaccacacacacccccTAGTGGACAGGGCACACTTGGGAGTGCTGTTCAAGGAGATAGTTTTCCTCTGGCCCTTGAGAAGACCCCCCCTGTAGAGCAGCCTGAGAAGCCTGCCGTGTAGGTGTTGGGAAGGGATGTAGGGAGGTCTAGTGGGCTTTATTTATCACTCAGGGCCCACCTAGATCTTCAGATCCTCACAGAGACACTCCCCCAAGCTCCTCTTGCTGTGACAGGGGCAAGGTTGTTTCCAAGATGCCATGATGAGTGCCAGGATGGAGCAGCCTTGCACCCCCGAGTCCTGACTCTCCCCTCTGGGTTTTCTTGGGGGAGATTCCGGGCATTGAGGTAATGCTGATGCCTATGGGCAAACTATGACAGAAAGCCCGGCCTGCCGCCCCCACCCTCGCCCCTGTCTCAGCATGGTGACGTTAGAAGGCTAGGCCAAGGGGCAAAGTGATTGAGGCAGTTGGGTGACCCAAATTCACATCTCAACTCCATGGGCTACTGCTAGATGGTTTGGAGCAAGTGACTTCACCTCCCTAAGCTCCAGTTTCTTCCTATGGACGATGGAGGAATAAATATGACCACCTTACGGGACTGGAGTCGGGATTGAACAAGATGAGCCTCTAAGGCACCCAGCAGTAACTGGGTGGTGGCCCCCGCCGAGACTCTCATGGCTGCCATGAGGAGGAGTTGGCCTGGAACCTGGAGCCTTGGACAGGCCTGGAAGCTGGGGGCTGGACAGTAAGACCAGTGGACTTGAGGGGCCAGTGTGGGTGGAGGAGCATGTCTCCTCTCCTGGCCCTGTGCACCACCACAGCCCTGCAGAAGAAGGTGGGATCTTGTGGACCCTGGAGCTATGATTCTCTCAGTCTAGAAGCTGGATTAGGAGACCAGGCCTGTGGGCTGTTTCCCTGTCCTGCTTTGTTCCTGGGAGGATTGTCCATCACTGAGAAGGAAGAGTAGGCATGAAAGCCTGGACTTGGTCAGAACTCTGTGTGAGCAAGGGGCTATACTGCCAagcagaccctcccctcctaggGAGCTGCTGAGCATTGAACCAGGAGTCACAGTTGGCACCTAGAAATTCAGGACGGTGGGGAGAGACATCTCAGAAGCAGTTCCCTAGAGAGCTGAAGTGTCTCATGTGTGCCCAAGTGAGGAGTGTTCCGTCTGCACCCGTAAGTCTGAAGCAGCTGCTCCACCAGGCCTGGGGCCACCAGAGGAACCAGCCACACCTGTTCCCCGACCCACGCTCTGCACTTGGCTCCAAAGGAAagggggtaggggaggagccTGTGTTCCAAAGGGGCCTTCATGGCAGATGTCTGCAGCGTGGCCAAGGGCTTCTGGTTCCAAATTATGATGATACGGCTGAGACAGAAATTCACTGGAGGCTCGGGCAGTTTGGGCCTAAAAGTCTCGGGAGCAGAGCCACCTGAAGCCCCTGCGAGGCAGTGCCTTGTGCACCtagtcctccctgctcccctctatctccctgcaacccgtttccttgagGGATGTCGGGAACGGGGAAGTGTAGGTTCCAGAGGCACACTGCCCATTTAATCCTACATTTGCTGAGGGTGCAGAGTGGGAATACTGCCCAGAGCGTTGTTCTGTATGACCCTCTTAGTAATTCTGTAGGTTGGTACAATTTTTATTCCCCCTTTAGAGACAAGAGGTGATCACAAGAGGTGATTTTCCTGAGATCATAGTCATGAGAGGGAAGGCTTGATCTGGTCTCTCTGGCCTCAAAGCCCATGCCCTTTTCCCATTTACCTCACCCActgcacagatggggaaaccaaggcagacTAGCCTCAG
The genomic region above belongs to Camelus bactrianus isolate YW-2024 breed Bactrian camel chromosome 17, ASM4877302v1, whole genome shotgun sequence and contains:
- the UQCC5 gene encoding ubiquinol-cytochrome c reductase complex assembly factor 5, which codes for MFSRAQVRRVLQRVPGKQRLGVYRFLPFFFVLGGTMEWIMIKVRVGQETFYDVYRRKAAERQYQRRLEDASETELQQSIK